A region from the Buteo buteo chromosome 19, bButBut1.hap1.1, whole genome shotgun sequence genome encodes:
- the TEAD4 gene encoding transcriptional enhancer factor TEF-3 isoform X3, translated as MQSMATMSSAQIISATAFHSKMALPGLPRPAYPAVSGFWQGALPGQAGSSQDVKPFSQQPYAVQPPLPLPGFESPTGLSPSPSAPAWQGRRVASSKLWMLEFSAFLEQQQDQDTYNKHLFVHIGQSSPSYNDPYLEAVDIRQIYDKFPEKKGGLKELFERGPANAFFLVKFWADLNTNIEDESRSFYGVSSQYESPENMVITCSTKVCSFGKQVVEKVETEYARYENGHYSYRIHRSPLCEYMINFIHKLKHLPEKYMMNSVLENFTILQVVTNRDTQETLLCIAYVFEVSTSDHGAQHHIYRLVKD; from the exons ATGCAGAGTATGGCTACAATGTCATCTGCACAGATTATCTCTGCAACTGCCTTCCATAGTAAAATGGCCTTGCCTGGTCTCCCACGACCAGCCTACCCTGCTGTTTCTGGG TTTTGGCAAGGAGCTTTGCCAGGCCAAGCCGGATCTTCCCAAGA CGTGAAACCTTTTTCTCAACAACCTTATGCTGTACAGCCTCCGCTGCCATTACCAG GGTTTGAGTCTCCTACTGGCCTCTCGCCTTCCCCATCAGCACCAGCTTGGCAAGGACGAAGGGTTGCTAGCTCCAAACTTTGGATGTTAGAATTCTCTGCATTCTTGGAACAACAACAAGACCAAGATACA TATAACAAACACCTGTTTGTGCACATTGGGCAGTCAAGCCCCAGCTACAATGACCCCTACCTCGAGGCAGTGGATATCCGGCAGATCTATGACAAGTTCCCTGAGAAAAAAGGGGGCCTGAAGGAGCTCTTTGAAAGGGGGCCAGCTAATGCCTTCTTCCTTGTCAAATTCTGG gctGACTTGAACACCAATATTGAAGATGAATCCAGGTCTTTCTATGGCGTTTCCAGCCAATATGAGAGCCCAGAAAACATGGTCATTACCTGTTCCACCAAAGTGTGTTCCTTTGGAAAGCAGGTGGTGGAGAAAGTGGAG ACAGAGTATGCACGCTATGAAAATGGACACTATTCCTATCGCATTCACCGTTCCCCTCTCTGCGAATACATGATAAACTTCATTCATAAACTCAAGCACCTTCCTGAGAAGTATATGATGAACAGTGTGCTGGAGAACTTTACTATCTTACAG GTTGTGACAAACAGGGACACACAGGAGACCTTGCTGTGCATAGCATATGTTTTTGAGGTGTCAACTAGTGACCATGGTGCCCAGCATCACATCTACCGGCTGGTGAAGGACTAG
- the TEAD4 gene encoding transcriptional enhancer factor TEF-3 isoform X2, which translates to MDQAAKDKAMQSMATMSSAQIISATAFHSKMALPGLPRPAYPAVSGFWQGALPGQAGSSQDVKPFSQQPYAVQPPLPLPGFESPTGLSPSPSAPAWQGRRVASSKLWMLEFSAFLEQQQDQDTYNKHLFVHIGQSSPSYNDPYLEAVDIRQIYDKFPEKKGGLKELFERGPANAFFLVKFWADLNTNIEDESRSFYGVSSQYESPENMVITCSTKVCSFGKQVVEKVETEYARYENGHYSYRIHRSPLCEYMINFIHKLKHLPEKYMMNSVLENFTILQVVTNRDTQETLLCIAYVFEVSTSDHGAQHHIYRLVKD; encoded by the exons GATCAGGCAGCTAAAGATAAAGCCATGCAGAGTATGGCTACAATGTCATCTGCACAGATTATCTCTGCAACTGCCTTCCATAGTAAAATGGCCTTGCCTGGTCTCCCACGACCAGCCTACCCTGCTGTTTCTGGG TTTTGGCAAGGAGCTTTGCCAGGCCAAGCCGGATCTTCCCAAGA CGTGAAACCTTTTTCTCAACAACCTTATGCTGTACAGCCTCCGCTGCCATTACCAG GGTTTGAGTCTCCTACTGGCCTCTCGCCTTCCCCATCAGCACCAGCTTGGCAAGGACGAAGGGTTGCTAGCTCCAAACTTTGGATGTTAGAATTCTCTGCATTCTTGGAACAACAACAAGACCAAGATACA TATAACAAACACCTGTTTGTGCACATTGGGCAGTCAAGCCCCAGCTACAATGACCCCTACCTCGAGGCAGTGGATATCCGGCAGATCTATGACAAGTTCCCTGAGAAAAAAGGGGGCCTGAAGGAGCTCTTTGAAAGGGGGCCAGCTAATGCCTTCTTCCTTGTCAAATTCTGG gctGACTTGAACACCAATATTGAAGATGAATCCAGGTCTTTCTATGGCGTTTCCAGCCAATATGAGAGCCCAGAAAACATGGTCATTACCTGTTCCACCAAAGTGTGTTCCTTTGGAAAGCAGGTGGTGGAGAAAGTGGAG ACAGAGTATGCACGCTATGAAAATGGACACTATTCCTATCGCATTCACCGTTCCCCTCTCTGCGAATACATGATAAACTTCATTCATAAACTCAAGCACCTTCCTGAGAAGTATATGATGAACAGTGTGCTGGAGAACTTTACTATCTTACAG GTTGTGACAAACAGGGACACACAGGAGACCTTGCTGTGCATAGCATATGTTTTTGAGGTGTCAACTAGTGACCATGGTGCCCAGCATCACATCTACCGGCTGGTGAAGGACTAG
- the TEAD4 gene encoding transcriptional enhancer factor TEF-3 isoform X1, producing the protein MYGRNELIARYIKLRTGKTRTRKQVSSHIQVLARRKAREIQAKLKDQAAKDKAMQSMATMSSAQIISATAFHSKMALPGLPRPAYPAVSGFWQGALPGQAGSSQDVKPFSQQPYAVQPPLPLPGFESPTGLSPSPSAPAWQGRRVASSKLWMLEFSAFLEQQQDQDTYNKHLFVHIGQSSPSYNDPYLEAVDIRQIYDKFPEKKGGLKELFERGPANAFFLVKFWADLNTNIEDESRSFYGVSSQYESPENMVITCSTKVCSFGKQVVEKVETEYARYENGHYSYRIHRSPLCEYMINFIHKLKHLPEKYMMNSVLENFTILQVVTNRDTQETLLCIAYVFEVSTSDHGAQHHIYRLVKD; encoded by the exons GCCGAAATGAGCTGATTGCGCGCTATATTAAGCTGAGAACAGGGAAAACACGCACAAGGAAACAG GTATCTAGTCACATCCAGGTCCTGGCAAGGCGGAAAGCTAGAGAGATCCAAGCCAAGCTCAAG GATCAGGCAGCTAAAGATAAAGCCATGCAGAGTATGGCTACAATGTCATCTGCACAGATTATCTCTGCAACTGCCTTCCATAGTAAAATGGCCTTGCCTGGTCTCCCACGACCAGCCTACCCTGCTGTTTCTGGG TTTTGGCAAGGAGCTTTGCCAGGCCAAGCCGGATCTTCCCAAGA CGTGAAACCTTTTTCTCAACAACCTTATGCTGTACAGCCTCCGCTGCCATTACCAG GGTTTGAGTCTCCTACTGGCCTCTCGCCTTCCCCATCAGCACCAGCTTGGCAAGGACGAAGGGTTGCTAGCTCCAAACTTTGGATGTTAGAATTCTCTGCATTCTTGGAACAACAACAAGACCAAGATACA TATAACAAACACCTGTTTGTGCACATTGGGCAGTCAAGCCCCAGCTACAATGACCCCTACCTCGAGGCAGTGGATATCCGGCAGATCTATGACAAGTTCCCTGAGAAAAAAGGGGGCCTGAAGGAGCTCTTTGAAAGGGGGCCAGCTAATGCCTTCTTCCTTGTCAAATTCTGG gctGACTTGAACACCAATATTGAAGATGAATCCAGGTCTTTCTATGGCGTTTCCAGCCAATATGAGAGCCCAGAAAACATGGTCATTACCTGTTCCACCAAAGTGTGTTCCTTTGGAAAGCAGGTGGTGGAGAAAGTGGAG ACAGAGTATGCACGCTATGAAAATGGACACTATTCCTATCGCATTCACCGTTCCCCTCTCTGCGAATACATGATAAACTTCATTCATAAACTCAAGCACCTTCCTGAGAAGTATATGATGAACAGTGTGCTGGAGAACTTTACTATCTTACAG GTTGTGACAAACAGGGACACACAGGAGACCTTGCTGTGCATAGCATATGTTTTTGAGGTGTCAACTAGTGACCATGGTGCCCAGCATCACATCTACCGGCTGGTGAAGGACTAG